In Deltaproteobacteria bacterium, the genomic stretch GCCCGAGCCCGCCGACGTGATCCTGCTGGTCGACGTCGTGCACCACATCGGCCACGGCGCGGACGACCGCGTCGCGTTCTTCACCCGCCTGCAGGCTCAGCTGCGCGAGGGCGGCCGCATCGCGATCGTCGACTTCAAGCCCGACGCACCCGACGACGCGCCCGGTCCACCGAAGGCCCACCGCATCGCCGCGGCCACGATGGTCACCGAGCTCGCCGAGGCCGGCTTCGTCGAGCACGCCCGCGACGAGCAGACGCTGCCGTACCAGTACGTGCTGCAGTTCGTCCGCCGGCCGTAGGCGGCGGTGCGCTCACGGCACCCAGACGATCGACTCGGCGACGGCGATCGCCTCGTCGCGTTGGGCCGGCGTCTCGGCAATGATCGATGCGACCACGTGATCGCGACCGAGCAGGGTCTGCGAGACCGTCCACGCGCCGGACAGGCGCAGCCCCGCGGTGAGGTTCCACTCCACCGGCACGCCGAGCACGGTGCCGCCGCGGCCGGACTCGGCGCTGCCGGGCGTGCGCCAGTCGCCGGGGTGCGCGTCGACGCCGATGGTCATCGACACCGTCGCCTCGGGGAAGCTGCCGCGACGGCGCAGCTGCATCCGCGCGAAGTCTTCGATGCCCTCGGTGTCGAGCAGCAGCCAGCCGGGCGGCAGGCGATGGCGGAAGCTCGCGTAGGTGACGCTGGTCGTGACCTCGGCGGTCGCGTCGGCGGGCAAGCGGCGCTCGCCGTTGGTCACGGTGCCGAGCACGAGCTTCGCGAAGTCGTGGCACGAGCGCGGATCACCGACCACGGGTGACACGAACACCGCGACGTCGAGCACGTCGCGGTTGGGATCGAGGAAGTAGCCGTGCGCGACGGCGACCATGTCCTGCGCGGGATCGGGCTCGCGCACGAAGCCGGTGACGATCGATACCTTGCCGTCGCGGCCGGGCACGACCGCGGGATCGTAGCCGCCGCCGAACTCGACCACCTTGGTGGCGCGCTGCTCGAAGCGATCGTCGCCACGGGCGAAGCGCTCGCGCGCGCCGACGAACAACGTGACGCCGTCGCGCACGACCTCGATGCGCGCGGACTCGCGGCTGTCGCTGACCTCGCCGCCGGGCAGGAAACGCAGCCGCAGCCGATCGTCGAGCAGCTTGCGATCCGCGGCGGCGAACGAGCGCGAGTCGAACGGACCGCAGGTCGCGTGGGCCGGCGGCGGCGCGATCGTGGGCGCGACGGGGGGCAACACCTCGGCTGCCGTCGCGACCTTCGGGCTCTCGGCCGCGGGCGCGCCCGGAGCCGCGTCGACGGCCGGCGAGTTCGCCGGCCCCGGGGCGGTGGTGGTGGTCGACTCGCACGCGAGCGACGCCAGCAGGAGCCATCGGCTGGTTCGGAGCATCCCCGCCATGTACGTCCGGCCGAGGGCTTCGGTGCAAGCTTTATGGCTCCGACGTCCGCCGCCGCGGCGCCGCGGCCCGCAAGTTCTAGCGAAGGGTGCAACCGGGTTGCCGCTCGCCCCACGCCCGCGCGCGCGCCCAGGCTGGTCCCACGCTTGCAGTTCCCGCGCGCCATGCTTCGCCGCGCCTCGCTTGCCCTCTTCGTCTCGCTCACCGCCGCCTGTGCCGATGCCCCGGGCCCCTCGCAGGGCAGCACGGGCGACGACGGCAGCGACACCGCCGGCTCGAGCAGCGCCGGATCGACCGCGGCGTCGGCCACCGCGACGACGAGCTCCGCGTCGGCCGAAGGCAGCACCGGCACCGGCTCCGACGGCGGAAGCTCCGGCGCGGCATCGGGCGACTCGAGTGACGGTGGCAGCGAGGACGCGGGCTCGAGCGGCGGTATCGACGAGCATGCGCCGTTCGACCTGGTGGTGATCGGGGCCTCGACCGCCGCGGGCAAGAACCTCGACCAGCCGCAGTATGGCGGCGCGCCCGGCAACAAGCCCTTCGCGACGCTGCTCGCCGATCAGCTCGCGATCGATCGCCCGGGCTCGTCGGTCGTGAACCTCGCGGTGCCCGGCACCTCGAGCTTCGAAGGCATGCCGACCGGCAGCCAGAATCCGCCCGGCTACGCCGCGCCCGATCCCATGCACAACATCACCGCGGCGCTCGCGGACACACCCGACGCGGTGCTGGTCGCGTATCACCTGGGCGCGGGCGCGAGCACCGAGCAGATCATGACCAACCTCGCGGCCATCCACGACGCGGCCGAAGCCGCCGGCGTGCCGGTGTGGTTCAGCACGCCGCTGCCTCGCTTCGCGACCGCCGATCCGGCGCAGCTGGCCCAGATCCCCGAGATGCGCGATGCCGTGCTGACGACCTTCGGCGACCACGCACTCGACTTCTTCGCGGCGCTGGTCGGCGACGACGGCTACGCCGACGCGACGCTGTTCCTCACCGACGAGAACCATCCCAACCAAGCCGGGCACCAGGCGCTCTACCAGGTGCTGCTCGACGCCGACCTGCCCGCGGCGCTGTGATCTCGCACTTCACCGTCGCCGGCGACGGAGGACCGCGTCACGCCAGCGCGGCGGCCAACAGCTGCTCGGTGTCGCGCCCGACGCCGTCGCCGCGGACGATGTCGCCGTGCGCGGGCACCATCACCGTCGGTGGCGAGCGACGAACGTCGTCGAGCAGGGCTCGCAGCGTCGCCTTGCGATCCTTCAAGATGATCTTGTGCGCGAGGTTGAAGAGCGCGTAGCCGGGCGCGCTCTTGGTCCACTTGAAGAGCTGGCGCACCAGCACGTTGCCGGGCAGCGTGGGCATGTTGGCGAAGAGGTCCGAGCCGTACCACGCGTGTCCGCCAGCGATGCGCGCCCGCGCCCAGGTCTCGCCGCACTTGCTCGAGGGCGCCTCGACCACGGCGACGCCATCGGCGAGCAACGGCGCCAGCGCCTCGAGTGACTCGAATGCTCCGGCGTCGCGCGAGCGCTTCGCGATGCGGGCCTGCGCGCCGGCGGCCGCGAACACGCGCGCGGCGGGGAACAGCTCGCGCCACTGCCCGATGCCCAGGTAGTGGAAGCCGTTGTTGGCGACGAGCGCCTCGACGGCGCCGAACGGCGCGAGGTCATCGGCGACCTCGCGTCCGATGCGTGACGGTGGGCTGATCACCAGCAAGCCCCCGCTGGCCAACCGCGCCGTGAATGCGTTCGAGGTGCCGCTGCGGCTGAACGGGTAGGTGTACGAGAGCACGCCCGCGTCGCCATCGAGGATCGTCCAGCCGTGTGGGGTACGCGACATCGCGGCGGATGATCGCCCAACCCGGTCCGCGTCGCCAGCGGCCACGGCCCTCGGCCGTACCTGCTACCGTTGCGACGTGCAGCTGCCGCGCGCCGTGCCTGTGTTCGTGCTCGCGTGCGCGTGTGGTCGGACCGAGCTGATCGGGCGCGCGGACGCGGACGCGGACGGCACGAGCGTCGATCCGAGCGCGAGCAGCACCGACACCTCCGGCCCACCGCCGCCGCCACCCCCGAGCTGCCGCGAGCAGGGCGGCACGATCGCGCGCGACGGCGGGCCGTGGGTCATCACCGACAGCCCGAGCTTCAGCTCGCCGCTGGGCCTGGTGGTCGACGAGACCGGCCTGTTCGCGATGTGGCTGGGGCCGTTCGTGGGCACGCCGCCTTCGCCCAACGTGCGCGGCGTTCGGGTCGATCGCAACGGCGTCGTCCAAGGCGAACCCTTCGTGCCGTGGGAGCGACTGATCTCGCTGCACGGCACCACCCACGCGGCCCCGGGCGGCGCGCTGCTGACGTACTGTGGCCGCGACGGCACCGGCGATCTCGCGATGTCGCGGATCGTCGACGCGAGCGGACAGACCATCGTCGACGAGGTCGTGCGCACACAGCTGGGCCAGTCCTGCGGCGCCGTCGCGCCCGACGGGGTGTGGACCGGCAGCCATCACCTGTTCGCGTGGACCGACAACTCGGGCTTCGAGTTCGAGGTGACCCTCG encodes the following:
- a CDS encoding SGNH/GDSL hydrolase family protein; the protein is MLRRASLALFVSLTAACADAPGPSQGSTGDDGSDTAGSSSAGSTAASATATTSSASAEGSTGTGSDGGSSGAASGDSSDGGSEDAGSSGGIDEHAPFDLVVIGASTAAGKNLDQPQYGGAPGNKPFATLLADQLAIDRPGSSVVNLAVPGTSSFEGMPTGSQNPPGYAAPDPMHNITAALADTPDAVLVAYHLGAGASTEQIMTNLAAIHDAAEAAGVPVWFSTPLPRFATADPAQLAQIPEMRDAVLTTFGDHALDFFAALVGDDGYADATLFLTDENHPNQAGHQALYQVLLDADLPAAL